A DNA window from Myxococcota bacterium contains the following coding sequences:
- a CDS encoding efflux RND transporter periplasmic adaptor subunit, which translates to MRIERTRRNHARWPSTLCACLWLAIVGCGGEAPENVPQAEVERGTLERLVIATGTIEPRVEVEIRPRIAGIVQRIASQEGDRIEPGTVLVEIERELLESRVREARAALREAEVERRFAKIAVDRMLEMNKSGASSDQKRDDAEARFERAKAARARARAALDTLSTQLGYADVRSPLAGRVLEVHIEAGDAVSPVTSVNGGTLLLTLAGNERLHLEGLVDENEVARVEIGQTARIQTEAFADRVFEGVVREIAPLGQRVQNVTYFEVKIEVTDADASLLRPRMSGDAEIVTEVVRDAVFVPETALRYRGEEIYVEVGNGDGSAEQRAIEIGLIDGAKVQILSGLEAGESVRLQ; encoded by the coding sequence ATGCGAATCGAACGAACGCGTCGAAACCACGCGCGCTGGCCCAGCACCCTCTGCGCATGCCTGTGGCTGGCGATCGTCGGCTGCGGTGGCGAGGCGCCCGAGAACGTCCCCCAGGCCGAGGTCGAGCGCGGCACCCTCGAGCGGCTGGTGATCGCCACCGGCACGATCGAGCCGCGGGTCGAGGTCGAGATCCGTCCGCGCATCGCCGGCATCGTGCAACGCATCGCCAGCCAGGAGGGCGACCGCATCGAGCCCGGCACGGTGCTCGTCGAGATCGAACGCGAGCTGCTCGAATCCCGGGTACGCGAGGCGCGGGCCGCGCTGCGGGAGGCCGAAGTCGAGCGTCGCTTCGCGAAGATCGCCGTCGACCGCATGCTCGAGATGAACAAGAGCGGGGCCTCTTCGGACCAGAAGCGCGACGACGCCGAGGCCCGATTCGAGCGCGCCAAAGCCGCCCGCGCTCGGGCGCGCGCAGCCCTCGACACACTGTCCACCCAGCTCGGCTACGCCGACGTGCGCTCGCCCCTGGCGGGCCGCGTGCTCGAGGTCCATATCGAGGCCGGGGACGCTGTGTCGCCCGTCACGTCGGTGAACGGAGGCACGCTGCTGCTGACCCTGGCCGGCAACGAACGCCTGCACCTCGAGGGACTCGTCGACGAGAACGAGGTGGCGCGCGTCGAGATCGGCCAGACCGCGCGCATCCAGACCGAGGCCTTCGCTGATCGGGTCTTCGAAGGCGTCGTACGTGAGATCGCCCCCCTCGGCCAGCGCGTCCAGAACGTGACCTACTTCGAGGTGAAGATCGAAGTCACCGACGCCGACGCGTCCCTCTTGCGGCCCCGGATGTCGGGCGATGCCGAGATCGTCACCGAGGTCGTGCGAGACGCGGTGTTCGTGCCCGAGACGGCGCTCCGCTACCGAGGCGAGGAGATCTACGTCGAAGTGGGCAACGGCGACGGCAGCGCCGAGCAGCGTGCCATCGAGATCGGCTTGATCGACGGCGCGAAGGTTCAGATCTTGTCCGGCCTCGAAGCGGGCGAGTCGGTGCGGCTCCAGTGA
- a CDS encoding gamma-glutamylcyclotransferase, with the protein MGEPLPWIFGYGSLIWRPAFAFEERRPARIPDYARRFWQGSPDHRGTRAAPGRVVTLAAEAGAWCGGMAYRVSAPAWDAVLAQLDDRESGGFERVGVPVVFDDAPAVAGLTYVAPEANGNFLGPAEPEEIATQVCRSRGMSGTNTEYVLRLAEALRDLGERDAHVETVAALVERYGGTS; encoded by the coding sequence GTGGGCGAACCGCTTCCGTGGATCTTCGGGTACGGCTCCTTGATCTGGCGCCCGGCCTTCGCCTTCGAGGAGCGGCGCCCGGCGCGGATTCCCGACTACGCCCGGCGCTTCTGGCAGGGGTCGCCGGATCACCGGGGGACGCGCGCCGCACCCGGTCGCGTGGTGACCCTCGCGGCGGAAGCCGGCGCCTGGTGTGGCGGCATGGCCTACCGCGTCTCCGCCCCTGCCTGGGACGCGGTGCTCGCCCAGCTCGATGACCGGGAGAGCGGCGGCTTCGAGCGCGTGGGGGTGCCCGTCGTCTTCGATGACGCGCCAGCCGTGGCCGGTCTCACCTACGTGGCGCCCGAGGCGAACGGGAATTTTCTCGGACCCGCCGAGCCCGAGGAGATCGCGACCCAGGTGTGTCGCAGTCGCGGGATGAGCGGCACGAACACGGAGTATGTTCTGCGGCTGGCCGAAGCGCTGCGGGATCTCGGCGAACGGGACGCCCACGTCGAAACGGTCGCTGCCCTGGTCGAACGCTATGGCGGGACGTCGTAG
- a CDS encoding AEC family transporter, which produces MPVVWNTIVPIAAIVVVGYWLAGRQNVHTGTFAELALWVTSPALLFSVLADTTLDAERFLGLAGGTLAVAAGTGLVAAVWQRWTGAGRGFLLASIFFNGGNMGLASARLAFGEAGLEAGAVVFVSIALCTSLAGIWIAKGENGLGEALRHPMLWGSAGGLLMAGTGTELPKMVMEPIHMLGAMAIPLMLLNLGGQLRRLRVDDVGHSFVAVGIRMGGGFAIAWGFISLVGITGVDRQVLLLMSAMPAAVINAVLAEQYGTDEGIVASAILIGTVLSLVVIPVVLLVVT; this is translated from the coding sequence ATGCCGGTCGTCTGGAACACCATCGTGCCGATCGCGGCGATCGTCGTCGTGGGCTACTGGCTGGCTGGCCGCCAGAACGTCCACACCGGGACTTTCGCCGAACTGGCGCTCTGGGTGACCTCGCCGGCCCTCCTCTTCAGTGTGCTCGCCGATACGACCCTCGACGCCGAGCGCTTCCTCGGCCTGGCCGGCGGCACCCTCGCCGTGGCCGCGGGCACCGGCCTGGTCGCGGCGGTCTGGCAGCGCTGGACCGGGGCGGGGCGCGGCTTCCTGCTGGCATCGATCTTCTTCAATGGCGGCAACATGGGCCTGGCGAGTGCGCGGCTGGCCTTCGGCGAAGCGGGACTCGAAGCGGGCGCCGTGGTGTTCGTGTCGATTGCCCTGTGCACGTCCCTGGCCGGCATCTGGATCGCCAAGGGCGAGAACGGTCTCGGCGAAGCGCTGCGCCATCCCATGCTCTGGGGCAGTGCCGGCGGCCTGTTGATGGCGGGCACCGGCACCGAGCTGCCGAAGATGGTGATGGAGCCCATCCACATGCTCGGTGCGATGGCGATCCCGCTGATGCTCTTGAACCTCGGTGGGCAGCTGCGGCGGCTCCGCGTCGATGACGTGGGACATTCCTTCGTCGCGGTCGGTATCCGCATGGGCGGCGGCTTCGCGATCGCCTGGGGCTTCATCAGCCTCGTCGGGATCACAGGGGTCGATCGTCAGGTTCTCCTCTTGATGTCGGCGATGCCGGCCGCCGTGATCAACGCCGTGCTCGCCGAGCAGTACGGTACCGACGAGGGCATCGTGGCGTCGGCGATCTTGATCGGGACGGTCTTGAGCCTCGTGGTGATCCCGGTGGTGCTGCTCGTCGTGACCTGA
- a CDS encoding ABC transporter permease, producing the protein MRELVIDTWRSIVAHRVRFGLTSLGIAWGAFMLTFLSSNLEGFSRHFVAEFEELGPRIVFMGPGSILKDRVGDRGARVVELEAEDADRAEQLVSVEEASPEIGRWALPVRQGRRSKLLRVSGLDAGSDIIRNFEMERGRYLSPLDVARGARVAVLGAEASERLFGRRDPIGGTILVDGLRYRVIGTLVAKGEQLMNSNDRDDLKVVIPYTTAQRWIARNDEVQQLILAPVTKEASWEAIRRVREIVALREGYDPSIETAMWAFNIQEPLQMIEGMFLGIRIFMLGAGLVTLFVGAIGVMNIMLVVVGERVQEIGVRKAVGATSREIFVQFLAEATAVSAVSGVTGAAAGIALVQGISLLLPEGTAYQSPPVLDPITTGAFTVALIGVGIVAGVVPAIRAAQTLPAEALRSF; encoded by the coding sequence ATGCGTGAACTCGTCATCGACACCTGGCGCAGCATCGTGGCGCACCGGGTCCGCTTCGGGCTCACCTCCCTCGGCATCGCTTGGGGCGCCTTCATGCTGACCTTCCTGTCTTCGAACCTGGAGGGCTTCTCGCGCCACTTCGTCGCCGAATTCGAGGAGCTCGGTCCGCGCATCGTCTTCATGGGTCCGGGGTCCATCCTGAAGGACCGGGTGGGAGACCGCGGCGCCCGGGTCGTCGAGCTGGAGGCCGAGGACGCCGACCGCGCCGAGCAACTCGTCTCGGTCGAGGAAGCGTCGCCCGAGATCGGCCGCTGGGCGCTGCCGGTGCGCCAGGGACGGCGCTCGAAGCTGCTCCGGGTGTCCGGCCTCGACGCGGGCTCCGACATCATCCGGAACTTCGAGATGGAACGCGGTCGCTACCTCTCGCCCCTCGACGTGGCGCGCGGCGCGCGCGTGGCGGTCCTCGGCGCCGAGGCGAGCGAGCGCCTCTTCGGTCGACGCGATCCCATCGGCGGGACGATCCTCGTCGACGGCCTGCGCTACCGCGTGATCGGCACGCTCGTCGCGAAGGGCGAGCAGCTGATGAACAGCAACGATCGGGACGACCTCAAGGTGGTGATCCCCTACACGACCGCCCAGCGCTGGATCGCCCGGAACGACGAGGTGCAGCAGCTGATCCTCGCGCCCGTCACGAAGGAGGCGAGCTGGGAAGCGATCCGGCGCGTGCGCGAGATCGTCGCCCTCCGCGAGGGCTACGACCCCTCGATCGAAACGGCGATGTGGGCGTTCAACATCCAGGAGCCGCTGCAGATGATCGAGGGAATGTTCCTCGGGATCCGCATCTTCATGCTGGGGGCTGGCCTCGTGACCCTCTTCGTGGGCGCGATCGGCGTGATGAACATCATGCTCGTCGTCGTCGGCGAGCGCGTCCAGGAGATCGGCGTACGCAAGGCCGTCGGCGCCACGTCACGCGAGATCTTCGTCCAGTTCCTCGCGGAGGCGACCGCCGTCTCGGCGGTCTCGGGGGTGACGGGGGCCGCCGCGGGCATCGCCCTCGTGCAGGGCATCTCGCTGCTCCTACCCGAAGGCACGGCCTACCAGAGCCCGCCGGTGCTCGACCCGATCACGACCGGTGCGTTCACCGTCGCGCTGATCGGGGTCGGCATCGTCGCCGGGGTGGTCCCCGCGATCCGGGCGGCCCAGACGCTCCCGGCCGAGGCATTGCGCAGCTTCTAG
- a CDS encoding SDR family oxidoreductase has protein sequence MQRDESLSGRCAVVTGATSGIGQETAVGLAARGADVVLIGRDPSRAEAARADVIARSGSERISVALADFASLEAVRHLGEELTKAHEAIHLLINNAGVVMTERTLTRDGHETTLGVNHLAPFVLTRSLERPLRAGNARIVNVSSEAHRFAGAFDFDDPMSEHKFGFPSFVTGMRVYGQSKLANLLFNTALARRLEGTGITTHALHPGAVATRLGQNNGLLGKVTTLALRPFFLSPTEGAATSLYCATDASLAGQSGGYFADSRPKAPTPHALDAEAADRLWRESCAWVGEDGDTTWST, from the coding sequence ATGCAAAGAGACGAATCCCTCTCCGGTCGCTGCGCCGTCGTGACCGGCGCGACATCGGGTATCGGTCAGGAGACGGCCGTCGGGCTCGCCGCCCGCGGCGCCGATGTCGTCCTCATCGGACGCGACCCCTCGCGGGCCGAAGCCGCGCGCGCCGACGTGATCGCACGGTCGGGGAGCGAACGCATCAGCGTCGCCCTCGCCGACTTTGCCTCGCTAGAGGCGGTGCGCCATCTCGGCGAAGAGCTCACCAAGGCCCACGAAGCGATCCATCTGCTGATCAACAACGCAGGCGTCGTCATGACCGAGCGGACGCTGACCCGCGATGGGCACGAGACCACGCTCGGCGTCAATCACCTCGCGCCCTTCGTTCTGACCCGCTCCCTCGAACGCCCGCTGCGCGCGGGGAACGCGCGGATCGTCAACGTTTCGTCCGAGGCGCATCGCTTCGCCGGCGCCTTCGACTTCGACGACCCCATGTCCGAGCACAAATTCGGGTTTCCGAGCTTCGTGACCGGGATGCGCGTGTACGGCCAGTCGAAACTGGCGAACCTGCTGTTCAACACCGCACTGGCGCGACGGCTCGAAGGGACGGGCATCACCACCCACGCACTGCACCCGGGGGCCGTCGCGACGCGACTCGGCCAGAACAACGGGCTGCTGGGAAAGGTGACGACCCTGGCGCTGCGCCCGTTCTTCCTGAGCCCCACCGAAGGCGCCGCGACCTCGCTCTACTGCGCGACCGACGCGAGCCTCGCCGGCCAGAGCGGCGGCTACTTCGCCGACTCTCGGCCGAAGGCACCCACCCCTCACGCCCTCGATGCGGAGGCCGCCGATCGCCTCTGGCGCGAGAGCTGCGCTTGGGTAGGCGAAGACGGAGATACGACGTGGAGCACGTGA
- the ahcY gene encoding adenosylhomocysteinase, whose product MSAADRPAYKVADLSRAQEGRKQLRLAEQEMPGLMALRERYGKQKPLAGTKIMGSLHMTVQTAVLIETLTELGADVRWVSCNIFSTQDEAAAAVVVGRDGTPDDPKGTPVFAWKGETLDEYWWCTDVAMEWPDGSGPDQLVDDGGDATLLLHKGLEFEKAEKVPDFNPETDPEEWGVILELLRKRQKDDPRRWHRLNENMQGVSEETTTGVLRLYQMEKNGTLLFPAINVNDSVTKSKFDNIYGCRHSLPDGLMRATDVMLGGKVAVVCGFGEVGKGSAQSLRGQGCRVIVTEIDPICALQAAMEGYEVKTVEDVVETADIFVTTTGNFDIITADHMARMKDKAIVGNIGHFDNEIDMAGLKKIPGIQHENIKPQYDEWIFPDGHSVLILAEGRLLNLGCATGHPSFVMSASFTNQVLAQLELKQNRANYENKVYVLPKALDEEVARLHLEQLGVKLTQLSADQAEYLGVPVEGPYKPDHYRY is encoded by the coding sequence ATGTCCGCCGCTGATCGTCCTGCCTACAAGGTCGCCGACCTCTCGCGCGCCCAAGAAGGCCGCAAGCAGCTCCGCCTCGCCGAGCAGGAGATGCCGGGCCTGATGGCCCTTCGCGAGCGCTACGGCAAGCAGAAGCCGCTGGCCGGCACCAAGATCATGGGCAGCCTGCACATGACGGTGCAGACCGCCGTGCTGATCGAGACCCTGACCGAACTCGGTGCCGACGTGCGCTGGGTGTCGTGCAACATCTTCTCCACCCAGGACGAAGCGGCCGCTGCCGTCGTCGTCGGCCGCGATGGCACGCCCGACGACCCGAAGGGCACGCCGGTCTTCGCCTGGAAGGGCGAGACCCTCGACGAGTACTGGTGGTGCACCGACGTCGCGATGGAGTGGCCGGACGGCTCGGGCCCGGACCAGCTCGTCGATGACGGCGGCGACGCGACCCTGCTCCTGCACAAGGGCCTCGAGTTCGAGAAGGCCGAGAAGGTGCCCGACTTCAACCCGGAGACGGATCCGGAAGAGTGGGGCGTGATCCTCGAGCTGCTGCGCAAGCGCCAGAAGGACGACCCGCGACGCTGGCACCGCCTCAACGAGAACATGCAGGGCGTGTCCGAGGAGACGACGACCGGCGTGCTGCGCCTCTACCAGATGGAGAAGAACGGCACCCTGCTCTTCCCGGCGATCAACGTCAACGACTCGGTCACCAAGAGCAAGTTCGACAACATCTACGGCTGCCGCCACTCGCTGCCCGACGGTCTGATGCGCGCCACCGACGTCATGCTCGGCGGCAAGGTCGCCGTCGTGTGCGGATTCGGTGAGGTCGGCAAGGGCTCGGCGCAGTCGCTCCGGGGCCAGGGCTGCCGCGTGATCGTGACCGAGATCGATCCGATCTGCGCGCTCCAGGCGGCCATGGAGGGCTACGAGGTCAAGACCGTCGAAGACGTGGTCGAGACCGCCGACATCTTCGTCACTACGACGGGCAACTTCGACATCATCACCGCCGATCACATGGCGCGGATGAAGGACAAGGCGATCGTCGGCAACATCGGCCACTTCGACAACGAGATCGACATGGCCGGCCTGAAGAAGATCCCGGGCATCCAGCACGAGAACATCAAGCCCCAGTACGACGAGTGGATCTTCCCGGATGGCCACTCGGTGCTGATCCTGGCCGAGGGCCGTCTGCTCAACCTGGGCTGCGCGACCGGCCATCCGAGCTTCGTGATGAGTGCGTCGTTCACCAACCAGGTGCTCGCACAGCTCGAGCTGAAGCAGAACCGGGCGAACTACGAGAACAAGGTCTACGTGCTGCCGAAGGCGCTCGATGAAGAGGTCGCGCGGCTCCACCTCGAACAGCTCGGCGTGAAGCTCACCCAGCTCAGCGCTGACCAGGCCGAGTACCTGGGCGTACCGGTCGAGGGCCCGTACAAGCCGGACCACTACCGCTACTAG
- a CDS encoding ABC transporter permease — protein MIREAAAQALRLVWAHKLRSLLTLFGLVWGTAAVIFLVGWGEGLRVMLDRNFDKTGKNLGQAWAGRIGEDFTPAVDRRQLWFSWEDVLAVRRRARIAERVSAERRHYLPVAAGQRALNMEVRGVEPVGIEIRNVVVAAGRQIQPTDLDHRRRVVVLGQTARERILGPGGEIGSRIRIGGRAFEVIGFLEPIGTQFGRDGDEIDEQAWIPLSTHFASWPDDWTTDNVVQHLLYRMPGRHLADETEREIRRLLADRLGVSPTDREAIMVWSPVTLLRTLPLDRQSGMLFVLAATTLIIGGIGVLNMMLDAVRERRREIGLRLAVGATRREIIAQFFLETFTIVSLGGLTGAAIGAGGCLFLASLTLPDVVPVPVLSWRVIAMALGVMGGVGLIAGVVPAWRAAQIDPALTLRAE, from the coding sequence GTGATCCGCGAAGCCGCCGCACAGGCGCTCCGCCTCGTCTGGGCGCACAAGCTGCGCTCGCTCCTCACCCTCTTCGGGCTCGTCTGGGGAACCGCCGCGGTGATCTTCCTCGTCGGTTGGGGCGAAGGGCTGCGGGTGATGCTCGACCGGAACTTCGACAAGACCGGCAAGAACCTGGGCCAGGCCTGGGCCGGCCGGATCGGAGAGGACTTCACGCCGGCCGTCGATCGACGCCAGCTCTGGTTCAGCTGGGAGGATGTGCTCGCCGTGCGCCGGCGTGCCCGCATCGCCGAGCGCGTCAGCGCCGAGCGGCGCCACTACCTCCCCGTGGCTGCGGGACAGCGCGCGCTCAACATGGAAGTGCGCGGCGTGGAACCGGTGGGCATCGAGATTCGCAACGTCGTGGTCGCGGCCGGGCGTCAGATCCAACCGACCGACCTCGACCACCGCCGACGCGTCGTCGTGCTCGGACAGACAGCGCGCGAGCGCATCCTCGGCCCCGGTGGCGAGATCGGGAGCCGGATCCGGATTGGCGGACGCGCGTTCGAAGTGATCGGTTTCCTCGAACCAATCGGTACCCAGTTCGGCCGCGACGGCGACGAGATCGACGAACAGGCCTGGATCCCGCTCTCCACCCACTTCGCGAGCTGGCCCGACGACTGGACCACCGACAACGTCGTCCAGCATCTGCTCTACCGGATGCCCGGTCGGCACCTCGCCGACGAAACCGAGCGCGAGATCCGCCGGCTGCTCGCCGATCGCCTCGGCGTGAGCCCGACCGACCGGGAGGCCATCATGGTCTGGAGCCCGGTGACCCTGCTGCGGACGCTGCCCCTGGATCGGCAGTCGGGAATGCTCTTCGTGCTCGCCGCCACCACGCTGATCATCGGCGGGATCGGCGTCCTGAACATGATGCTCGACGCCGTGCGCGAACGTCGCCGTGAGATCGGCCTGCGGCTCGCCGTCGGCGCGACCCGGCGTGAGATCATCGCCCAGTTCTTCCTGGAGACGTTCACGATCGTGAGCCTCGGCGGGCTCACCGGCGCTGCCATCGGCGCGGGCGGCTGCCTGTTCCTGGCGTCCCTCACGCTCCCCGACGTGGTCCCCGTGCCGGTCTTGTCGTGGCGGGTGATCGCCATGGCCCTGGGCGTGATGGGAGGGGTCGGACTCATCGCCGGGGTCGTACCGGCCTGGCGGGCCGCGCAGATCGACCCGGCCCTGACCCTGCGGGCGGAGTAG
- a CDS encoding DUF3617 family protein has protein sequence MRLALSGFAMLLLLVLFLPASMAAEGLKIRPGKWVTESTMTNSMMPQPRVTTRTECVTEDEWNAEDLMDSVEGCTWKDVVATATTLDWKVECTNPGGRMQGDASYRSEGDRGSGQMNMAMQVNGMNMTMKVVWKGERVGDCD, from the coding sequence ATGCGCCTTGCCCTCTCTGGATTCGCCATGCTCCTGCTCCTGGTTCTCTTCCTGCCGGCGTCGATGGCCGCCGAGGGGCTGAAGATCCGCCCCGGGAAGTGGGTGACCGAGAGCACGATGACGAACTCGATGATGCCGCAGCCCCGGGTCACGACCCGGACGGAGTGCGTGACCGAAGACGAGTGGAACGCCGAGGACCTGATGGATTCGGTCGAGGGGTGCACCTGGAAGGATGTCGTCGCGACGGCGACCACCCTCGATTGGAAGGTCGAGTGCACGAACCCCGGCGGCCGTATGCAAGGTGATGCGTCCTACCGCTCGGAGGGCGACCGCGGGTCGGGGCAGATGAACATGGCCATGCAGGTGAACGGCATGAACATGACCATGAAGGTCGTCTGGAAGGGCGAGCGCGTCGGCGATTGCGACTAG
- the apaG gene encoding Co2+/Mg2+ efflux protein ApaG — translation MEHVTRSEAVTEGVRVEVEARFSPEHSDPAHSEWFFLYTIRLTNEGGEACQLISRHWEIRNATGNLEEVRGPGVVGEQPVLEPGNSFEYTSGCPLDTPFGSMEGSYQMVGAGGQEFDVAIARFELREPRAVH, via the coding sequence GTGGAGCACGTGACGCGCTCCGAGGCGGTCACCGAGGGCGTGCGCGTGGAGGTCGAGGCGCGGTTCTCGCCGGAGCACTCGGATCCGGCCCACAGCGAGTGGTTCTTCCTCTACACGATTCGACTCACCAACGAGGGTGGCGAGGCGTGTCAGCTGATCTCCCGGCATTGGGAGATTCGCAACGCGACGGGCAACCTCGAGGAGGTCCGCGGCCCGGGCGTCGTCGGTGAGCAACCCGTGCTCGAGCCGGGCAACAGCTTCGAGTACACGTCGGGCTGCCCGCTCGACACGCCCTTCGGCTCGATGGAAGGCAGCTATCAGATGGTGGGCGCCGGGGGCCAGGAGTTCGACGTCGCGATCGCGCGCTTCGAGCTCCGCGAGCCGCGCGCGGTGCACTGA
- a CDS encoding ABC transporter ATP-binding protein, which yields MSEPVITLAGVHKHYRTGRLDVHALRGIDLRVDHGEYVTVMGPSGSGKTTLLEVLGCLSRPTEGHYRLDGAPVDAMEADAVARLRGRQIGFVFQSFNLLPRLSVVENVELPLSYAGTPRRERRERAQEALERVGLAQRAEHLPAEISGGERQRVAVARALVNRPSLVLADEPTGNLDTRTGQEVLELFDAVHAAGNTLVIVTHDPEIGARAPRCLTIRDGRVDDDERRS from the coding sequence GTGAGCGAGCCGGTCATCACGCTCGCCGGAGTGCACAAGCACTACCGCACCGGCCGTCTCGACGTGCACGCGCTCCGCGGGATCGACCTGCGCGTCGACCACGGTGAGTACGTGACCGTGATGGGGCCCTCGGGTTCAGGGAAGACGACGCTGCTCGAGGTGCTCGGCTGCCTGTCCCGTCCGACCGAAGGCCACTACCGACTCGACGGCGCGCCGGTGGACGCGATGGAAGCCGACGCGGTCGCCCGTCTGCGCGGCCGCCAGATCGGCTTCGTATTCCAGAGCTTCAACCTTCTGCCCCGCCTTTCGGTGGTGGAGAACGTGGAGCTTCCCCTCTCCTACGCGGGGACTCCACGGCGCGAACGCCGCGAGCGCGCGCAGGAGGCGCTCGAAAGAGTGGGCCTGGCGCAACGTGCGGAGCACCTGCCGGCGGAGATCTCGGGAGGCGAACGCCAACGGGTCGCCGTGGCGCGCGCGCTCGTGAACCGTCCATCGCTGGTGCTGGCCGACGAGCCGACGGGGAACCTCGATACCCGGACGGGTCAGGAGGTGCTCGAGCTCTTCGACGCGGTGCACGCGGCGGGGAACACCCTGGTGATCGTCACCCACGATCCCGAGATCGGCGCGCGGGCCCCCCGCTGCCTGACGATCCGCGACGGCCGGGTCGACGACGACGAGCGTCGGTCGTGA
- a CDS encoding TIGR03560 family F420-dependent LLM class oxidoreductase, with protein sequence MDRPVRFGVTLPQIKRTWEETRRCAIDLDAMGYDSLWVCDHVYGVPLPQLPILEAWTLLSSVAAVTERAKLGTLVTPPFFRNPAILAKQIATLDHISGGRVIAGLGAGWFQPEFEQTGCDFPSTRERLRALDEMTEIMKRMWTEEKASFSGQHFSVQDAICEPKPETPPEILIGGGGEKVLMGIAARHADIWNNMAVFQAELGQKVEALKRRCDEVGRDFSSIEISQQCVVVLAEDDTAAQAALDKAKKIYGGHMGGALEEHGIWGSPDAVIERIERHRELGVSFFVIEFFGRDTREPARLFAEKVAPAFG encoded by the coding sequence ATGGACCGTCCCGTTCGTTTTGGCGTCACCCTTCCCCAGATCAAGCGCACCTGGGAGGAAACCCGGCGCTGCGCCATCGATCTCGACGCCATGGGCTACGACTCGCTCTGGGTCTGCGATCACGTCTACGGCGTCCCCCTGCCCCAGCTGCCGATCCTCGAGGCGTGGACCCTGCTCTCGTCGGTCGCGGCGGTCACCGAACGCGCGAAGCTCGGCACGCTCGTGACGCCGCCCTTCTTCCGCAACCCCGCGATCCTCGCGAAGCAGATCGCCACGCTCGATCACATCTCGGGCGGGCGCGTGATCGCGGGCCTCGGTGCGGGTTGGTTCCAGCCCGAGTTCGAACAGACCGGCTGCGACTTCCCGAGCACGCGAGAGCGTCTGCGGGCCCTCGACGAGATGACCGAGATCATGAAGCGCATGTGGACCGAGGAGAAGGCCAGCTTCTCGGGACAGCACTTCTCGGTGCAGGATGCGATCTGCGAGCCGAAGCCAGAGACGCCGCCGGAGATCCTGATCGGAGGCGGTGGCGAGAAGGTCCTGATGGGCATCGCGGCCCGTCACGCCGACATCTGGAACAACATGGCGGTGTTCCAGGCCGAGCTGGGGCAGAAGGTCGAAGCCCTGAAGCGGCGTTGCGACGAGGTGGGCCGCGACTTCTCATCGATCGAGATCTCCCAGCAGTGCGTCGTCGTGCTCGCCGAAGACGACACCGCCGCCCAGGCGGCCCTCGACAAGGCGAAGAAGATCTACGGCGGCCATATGGGAGGTGCCCTCGAAGAGCACGGCATCTGGGGCTCGCCCGACGCCGTCATCGAGCGCATCGAGCGCCACCGGGAGCTCGGCGTGAGCTTCTTCGTGATCGAGTTCTTCGGCCGGGACACCCGGGAGCCCGCGCGGCTGTTCGCCGAGAAGGTCGCTCCGGCCTTCGGCTGA
- a CDS encoding RNA methyltransferase, with product MHLEAISTLDDPRVAAYRNVRDADLRAGQGGFLAEGRLNVKRLIQAPRFRARSVFATRAAVEALTPTLAALDEETPIYCAEAALLKRVVGYNLHRGCLAEGDRGVCSSPDALLSGLSTERPVTVLVLEDLTNPDNVGGVFRNALAFGVDAVLLTQRCADPLYRKAIRVSMGASFAIDFTRGVDAAALHAALETAGFESVALATGPDARPVSRWLGLPSRLALWCGSEGEGLSSAALALARERIEIPMVDRIDSLNVATASGIALHQVRTLREASA from the coding sequence GTGCATCTCGAGGCGATCTCCACGCTCGACGATCCGCGCGTCGCGGCCTACCGCAACGTGCGCGACGCCGACCTGCGGGCCGGGCAGGGCGGCTTCCTCGCCGAGGGGCGCCTGAACGTCAAGCGGCTGATCCAGGCGCCTCGCTTTCGCGCGCGCTCGGTGTTCGCGACCCGCGCGGCGGTGGAAGCGCTCACCCCGACGCTCGCCGCGCTCGACGAGGAGACGCCCATCTACTGTGCCGAGGCCGCGCTGTTGAAGCGCGTGGTCGGCTACAACCTGCACCGCGGTTGCCTGGCCGAGGGTGATCGCGGCGTGTGCTCGTCCCCGGACGCGCTGTTGTCGGGTCTGTCGACCGAGCGGCCGGTGACGGTGCTGGTGCTCGAGGACCTTACCAACCCCGACAACGTGGGCGGGGTGTTCCGCAACGCCCTCGCTTTCGGGGTGGATGCCGTCCTGTTGACCCAGCGCTGCGCGGATCCGCTTTACCGCAAGGCGATCCGCGTCTCGATGGGCGCGTCCTTCGCGATCGATTTCACGCGCGGCGTCGACGCAGCCGCGCTCCACGCCGCGCTCGAGACGGCCGGCTTCGAGAGCGTCGCGCTCGCGACCGGCCCGGATGCGCGGCCGGTGTCGCGCTGGCTTGGCCTGCCGTCCCGGCTCGCCCTGTGGTGCGGGAGCGAAGGCGAGGGGCTGTCTTCCGCAGCGCTCGCTTTAGCGCGGGAGCGGATCGAGATCCCGATGGTCGACCGCATCGACTCGCTCAACGTGGCGACGGCCAGCGGCATCGCGCTGCACCAGGTGCGGACCCTGCGCGAGGCCAGCGCGTGA